A window of the Thalassospira indica genome harbors these coding sequences:
- the pnp gene encoding polyribonucleotide nucleotidyltransferase: protein MFNVVRKEMQWGNAKLVLETGKIARQADGAVKVTYGETVVLCTAVGAKQPRPDVDFFPLTVNYQEKAFAAGKIPGGFFKREGRPSEKETLVSRLIDRPIRPLFHPQYRNDTQIVCTVLSHDMENDPDVVAMIGTSAALTISGLPFLGPIGAARVGYKDGEYLLNPSTEAVKESDLDLVVAGTRDGVMMVESEASELSEEIMLGAVKFGHEQFQGVLDLIIDLAEEAAKEPRDVAELPEGYDALVEKIAALGTESLTAAYAHVVKQERSAAVSAAKADIVEKLGDEVPDALKGKVSSIIKDLEKDIVRGAILKTGKRIDGRTGADVRPIMGEVSVLPRSHGSSIFTRGETQALAVVTLGTGQDEQIVDALDGEYRESFMLHYNFPPYSVGEAGRMGSPGRREIGHGKLAWRALHPLMPGKDAFPYTTRIVSEVTESNGSSSMATVCASSLAMMDAGVPLARPVAGIAMGLIKEAEDFAVLSDIMGDEDHLGDMDFKVAGTENGITSLQMDIKITSVTPDIMQIALKQARDGRLHILGEMAKALPEARGEVSGNAPTITQFSIPKDKIRDVIGSGGKVIREICEETGAKVDIEDDGSITVAHTDGAKGKQAVDWIKSIVAEPELNHIYDGKVVKAVDFGAFVNFFGARDGLVHISELAPERVKQVSDIVKEGDQVKVKVIGFDDRGKIKLSMKRVDQETGADLDAGDAE, encoded by the coding sequence ATGTTTAATGTCGTCCGTAAGGAAATGCAGTGGGGCAATGCCAAACTGGTTCTCGAAACCGGTAAAATCGCCCGTCAGGCAGATGGTGCCGTCAAGGTTACCTACGGTGAAACCGTTGTCCTGTGTACTGCTGTTGGCGCCAAACAGCCGCGCCCGGATGTCGACTTTTTCCCGCTGACGGTTAACTACCAGGAAAAAGCATTTGCCGCTGGCAAAATCCCGGGTGGCTTCTTCAAACGTGAAGGCCGCCCGTCTGAAAAAGAAACCCTTGTTTCGCGTCTGATCGACCGTCCGATCCGTCCGTTGTTCCACCCGCAGTACCGTAACGACACCCAGATCGTTTGTACCGTTCTGTCGCACGACATGGAAAACGATCCGGACGTGGTTGCCATGATCGGTACCTCGGCGGCCCTGACCATTTCCGGTCTGCCGTTCCTTGGCCCGATTGGTGCTGCCCGCGTTGGTTACAAGGATGGTGAATACCTTCTCAACCCGTCGACCGAAGCGGTCAAGGAAAGCGATCTGGATCTGGTTGTTGCCGGTACCCGTGATGGCGTGATGATGGTTGAATCCGAAGCATCCGAGCTGTCCGAAGAAATCATGCTTGGTGCCGTGAAGTTCGGTCACGAACAGTTCCAGGGCGTTCTCGACCTGATCATTGATCTGGCCGAAGAAGCAGCCAAAGAGCCGCGTGACGTTGCAGAACTTCCGGAAGGCTACGACGCACTGGTCGAAAAGATCGCTGCGCTGGGCACCGAAAGCCTGACCGCTGCTTATGCGCATGTTGTGAAACAGGAGCGTTCGGCTGCTGTTTCTGCTGCCAAGGCAGACATCGTCGAGAAACTTGGCGATGAAGTTCCGGATGCGCTTAAAGGCAAAGTTTCCTCGATCATCAAGGATCTGGAAAAAGACATCGTTCGCGGTGCGATCCTGAAAACCGGCAAGCGTATCGACGGTCGTACCGGCGCCGACGTTCGTCCGATCATGGGCGAAGTTTCGGTTCTGCCGCGTTCGCACGGCTCCTCGATCTTCACCCGTGGTGAAACCCAGGCACTGGCTGTTGTTACCCTTGGTACCGGTCAGGACGAGCAGATCGTTGACGCGCTGGACGGTGAATACCGTGAAAGCTTCATGCTGCATTACAACTTCCCGCCTTACTCGGTTGGTGAAGCTGGCCGCATGGGTTCGCCGGGCCGTCGTGAGATCGGTCACGGTAAACTGGCATGGCGTGCCCTGCACCCGCTGATGCCGGGCAAGGATGCCTTCCCGTACACCACCCGTATCGTTTCCGAAGTCACCGAATCGAACGGTTCTTCTTCGATGGCTACCGTTTGCGCAAGCTCGCTTGCGATGATGGATGCCGGTGTTCCGCTGGCACGCCCGGTTGCGGGTATCGCCATGGGCCTGATCAAGGAAGCCGAAGATTTCGCAGTTCTGTCCGACATCATGGGTGATGAAGATCACCTTGGTGACATGGACTTCAAGGTTGCTGGTACTGAAAACGGTATTACCTCGCTGCAGATGGACATCAAGATCACCTCGGTAACCCCGGACATCATGCAGATCGCCCTGAAGCAGGCCCGCGATGGTCGTCTGCACATTCTTGGTGAAATGGCCAAAGCCCTTCCGGAAGCACGTGGTGAAGTTTCGGGCAACGCCCCGACCATCACCCAGTTCTCGATCCCGAAAGACAAAATTCGTGATGTCATCGGTTCGGGCGGCAAGGTCATTCGCGAAATCTGTGAAGAGACCGGTGCAAAGGTTGATATTGAAGATGATGGTTCGATCACTGTCGCACATACCGACGGTGCAAAAGGCAAGCAGGCCGTGGATTGGATCAAATCCATCGTTGCGGAACCTGAATTGAATCATATCTATGATGGTAAGGTCGTTAAGGCTGTCGATTTCGGCGCATTCGTGAACTTCTTTGGTGCGCGTGACGGTCTGGTTCATATTTCCGAACTGGCGCCTGAGCGTGTCAAACAGGTTTCGGACATCGTGAAAGAAGGCGACCAGGTTAAGGTCAAAGTCATCGGTTTCGATGATCGCGGCAAAATCAAACTGTCGATGAAACGTGTTGACCAGGAAACCGGTGCCGACCTCGACGCAGGCGACGCCGAATAA
- the rpsO gene encoding 30S ribosomal protein S15 has product MSITAERKAELIKEYGQKDGDTGSPEVQVAILTERIKNLTEHMKEHNHDFHSRRGLLMMVGQRRRLLKYLQRKDQSRYESVIERLGIRR; this is encoded by the coding sequence ATGTCGATTACTGCTGAACGCAAAGCTGAGCTGATCAAGGAATACGGTCAGAAAGACGGTGACACCGGTTCCCCCGAAGTCCAGGTTGCTATCCTGACTGAACGGATCAAGAACCTCACCGAGCACATGAAAGAACATAACCACGACTTCCACAGCCGTCGTGGTCTTCTCATGATGGTTGGTCAGCGTCGTCGTCTGCTGAAGTACCTTCAGCGCAAAGACCAGTCGCGTTACGAGAGCGTCATTGAACGCCTCGGTATTCGCCGCTGA
- the truB gene encoding tRNA pseudouridine(55) synthase TruB, which translates to MARRRRGKSINGWLAVDKPLEITSSTVVNQVRRLLDANKAGHGGTLDPLASGVLPIAFGEATKTVAYVMDGSKSYRVTLKFGEARSTDDAEGEVIETSDHRPTEDEIKAVLGEFIGEIQQVPPKFSAIKVNGKRAYDLARRDEDVVLKPRPILIKDLRLVDMPDRDHAVFDVVSGKGAYMRSLARDISLRLGTVGYIAALRRTSAGPFSEGSSIPLQELLDMDPDEVMKKLLPVETALDDIPALALTEVEAQRLSSGQPVGLLPVAKRNALENPVVQDEIVCAMLHDRAVALAEITGGEIRPVRVFNL; encoded by the coding sequence ATGGCGCGTCGCCGTCGCGGTAAAAGCATTAATGGCTGGCTGGCGGTGGACAAGCCCCTGGAGATCACGTCATCAACCGTGGTCAATCAGGTGCGCCGTCTGCTTGATGCCAACAAGGCCGGACATGGCGGGACGCTTGACCCGCTGGCGTCTGGCGTACTGCCAATTGCCTTTGGCGAAGCAACCAAAACGGTTGCCTATGTCATGGATGGCAGCAAAAGTTATCGCGTAACGCTGAAATTCGGCGAAGCGCGCAGTACGGACGATGCCGAAGGCGAGGTTATTGAAACCTCCGACCATCGCCCGACTGAAGACGAAATCAAGGCTGTGCTGGGTGAATTCATAGGTGAAATCCAGCAGGTGCCGCCAAAGTTTTCGGCGATCAAGGTCAATGGCAAGCGTGCCTATGATCTTGCGCGCCGCGATGAAGATGTGGTGCTTAAGCCGCGTCCGATTCTGATCAAGGATCTTCGACTGGTCGACATGCCAGATCGCGATCACGCCGTGTTTGACGTTGTGTCAGGCAAGGGCGCGTATATGCGATCTTTGGCGCGCGATATCTCGCTGCGCCTGGGCACCGTCGGCTATATCGCCGCGCTTCGCCGGACTTCGGCGGGGCCGTTTTCGGAAGGGAGCTCCATTCCCCTGCAGGAACTGCTGGATATGGACCCGGACGAGGTGATGAAGAAACTGCTTCCGGTTGAGACCGCGCTGGACGACATCCCGGCGCTGGCCCTGACCGAAGTCGAGGCGCAACGCCTTTCCTCTGGCCAGCCCGTCGGGCTGTTGCCGGTGGCAAAGCGCAATGCCCTTGAAAACCCCGTCGTGCAGGACGAAATCGTCTGTGCCATGCTCCATGACCGCGCTGTTGCGTTGGCTGAGATCACTGGTGGCGAAATTCGGCCTGTGCGTGTTTTTAATCTCTAA
- the rbfA gene encoding 30S ribosome-binding factor RbfA, which produces MAKQPAKAPSQRQLRVAEEIRQALSQALERGDIYDPDLTRRPVTITGVNLSPDMRNAMVSFTPLGGGEAETSMKALMRQKGHLRNHVANTVHMKYVPALRFVEDKSFDVADHIGALLRDPHVAQDLVDDRSGDPEDEDD; this is translated from the coding sequence ATGGCGAAGCAACCAGCCAAAGCACCAAGTCAGCGACAGCTCCGCGTGGCGGAAGAAATCCGTCAGGCGCTGTCGCAGGCATTGGAGCGCGGAGACATTTACGATCCGGATCTGACACGGCGCCCGGTAACCATTACGGGTGTCAATCTTTCACCGGATATGCGCAATGCCATGGTATCTTTCACCCCGCTTGGCGGCGGAGAGGCAGAAACGTCGATGAAGGCGTTGATGCGTCAGAAAGGTCATCTGCGCAACCATGTGGCCAACACGGTTCACATGAAATATGTGCCTGCATTGCGATTTGTCGAAGACAAGAGTTTTGATGTCGCTGACCATATCGGTGCCCTGCTGCGCGACCCGCATGTTGCGCAGGATCTTGTGGATGACCGGTCGGGCGACCCGGAAGATGAGGACGACTGA
- the infB gene encoding translation initiation factor IF-2 has protein sequence MSDRDQEKKPLSLNRSKLELSKTVEAGQVRQNFSHGRSKSVTVEVRKKRTFEKNESGRFREVKKDLVEEQSPAAEKPAPEAKKEPVEEPKPRPAVDDHGNLTDSERAARMAALKAAEERRKQDEADAEIRAREEAARKAEEEARKAEEAKAAAEAKQEEAPAASENESPSVEEVEQRLAASTAKGKTSKPKPAAKPKAEETVIQGEPAEPLVPEERRRSAPADGKSKSRKEIDEENARVAARKRAEEEAGRAARTKGDEGRRRGKLSINNAMSGDEGGRRRSMASIKRQQAKAKARAQGPQKPKEKVVRDVVIPDVITVQELANRMAERAADVIKTLMSLGVMATINQSLDPDTAQLVVEEFGHNVKRVSDADVEESLVSVDDNDAKLVGRPPVVTVMGHVDHGKTSLLDALRSTDVAGGEAGGITQHIGAYQVTMATGAKITFIDTPGHAAFTEMRSRGAKVTDIVVLVVAADDSVMPQTIEAISHAKAAGVPMIVAINKVDKPGANPSKVKTELLQHEVVVEEMGGDVQAVEVSAKQRTGLTELEEAILLQSEVLDLKANPERVADGVVVEARMEKGRGPVATVLVQRGTLRTGDIFVTGPEWGRVRALIDDHGNRVAEAIPGMPVEVNGLNGVPSAGDDFVVVENEAKAREVSDFRQRRIRETQAAAMKKSALENMFSQSGDLKELPIVIKGDVQGSVEALIGTLQKLGNEEVSVRVLHSGVGGINESDVTLARASNALIIGFNVRANQQAREQSRRDNVDIRYYSIIYDVADDIKKMLSGMLSPEVREKFLGYAEIRDVFTISGNKIAGCMVTEGIVKRGAGVRLLRDNVVIHSGELSTLRRFKDEVKEVREGYECGMSFAKYNDIQSGDVIECFENEEIAVEL, from the coding sequence AGCAAAAAAAGAGCCGGTTGAAGAGCCGAAACCGCGTCCGGCGGTTGATGATCATGGCAATCTGACCGACAGCGAACGCGCTGCCCGTATGGCTGCTTTGAAGGCTGCTGAAGAGCGCCGCAAGCAGGACGAGGCGGATGCGGAAATCCGCGCCCGCGAAGAAGCTGCGCGCAAGGCCGAGGAAGAAGCACGCAAGGCAGAAGAAGCCAAGGCTGCTGCCGAAGCCAAACAGGAAGAAGCGCCTGCTGCGTCTGAAAACGAGTCTCCGTCTGTGGAAGAAGTCGAACAGCGCCTTGCCGCTTCGACGGCAAAAGGTAAAACTTCCAAGCCGAAGCCGGCTGCCAAACCGAAGGCCGAGGAAACCGTTATTCAAGGCGAACCGGCAGAGCCGCTTGTCCCCGAAGAACGTCGTCGTTCCGCCCCGGCAGATGGAAAATCCAAAAGCCGCAAGGAAATCGACGAGGAAAATGCCCGCGTGGCAGCCCGCAAACGTGCCGAAGAAGAAGCCGGCCGTGCGGCGCGCACCAAGGGTGACGAAGGCCGTCGTCGTGGCAAACTTTCGATCAATAATGCAATGAGCGGTGACGAAGGTGGTCGCCGTCGTTCCATGGCATCGATCAAACGCCAGCAAGCCAAAGCCAAAGCGCGTGCCCAGGGCCCGCAGAAACCGAAGGAAAAAGTCGTGCGTGATGTGGTAATCCCGGACGTTATTACTGTCCAGGAACTGGCCAACCGTATGGCTGAACGTGCCGCAGACGTGATCAAGACCCTGATGAGTCTTGGCGTCATGGCAACGATTAACCAGTCGCTTGATCCGGATACCGCACAGCTCGTGGTCGAAGAATTCGGTCACAACGTCAAACGTGTATCTGATGCCGACGTTGAAGAGTCACTGGTCAGCGTAGATGACAATGACGCGAAGCTCGTTGGCCGTCCGCCGGTCGTGACCGTCATGGGCCACGTTGACCATGGTAAAACCTCGTTGCTTGATGCCCTGCGCTCCACCGATGTTGCCGGTGGCGAGGCTGGCGGTATTACCCAGCATATCGGTGCTTATCAGGTCACCATGGCAACCGGTGCCAAGATCACCTTCATTGATACTCCGGGCCACGCCGCATTTACCGAAATGCGTTCGCGCGGTGCGAAAGTTACCGATATCGTAGTTCTGGTTGTTGCAGCCGATGATTCGGTCATGCCGCAGACCATCGAGGCAATCAGCCACGCGAAAGCTGCTGGCGTTCCGATGATTGTTGCCATCAACAAGGTCGACAAGCCGGGTGCAAATCCGAGCAAGGTGAAAACCGAACTTCTTCAGCACGAAGTTGTGGTCGAGGAAATGGGTGGTGACGTCCAAGCTGTTGAGGTCTCGGCCAAACAGCGCACCGGCCTGACCGAACTTGAAGAAGCCATTCTGCTGCAGTCTGAGGTCCTTGACCTTAAAGCCAACCCGGAACGCGTTGCCGACGGTGTTGTTGTTGAAGCCCGTATGGAAAAAGGCCGCGGTCCGGTTGCGACCGTTCTGGTCCAGCGCGGCACCCTGCGTACCGGTGACATCTTTGTCACGGGTCCGGAATGGGGTCGTGTCCGTGCCCTGATCGATGATCACGGCAACCGTGTCGCAGAAGCCATTCCGGGTATGCCGGTCGAGGTGAACGGTCTGAACGGTGTACCGTCTGCCGGTGATGACTTTGTGGTTGTTGAAAACGAAGCCAAGGCGCGTGAAGTTTCTGACTTCCGTCAGCGCCGTATTCGTGAAACCCAGGCCGCTGCAATGAAGAAATCCGCGCTTGAGAACATGTTCTCGCAGAGCGGTGACCTCAAAGAACTGCCGATCGTTATCAAGGGTGACGTACAGGGTTCTGTCGAAGCCCTTATCGGCACCTTGCAGAAACTTGGTAACGAGGAAGTGTCGGTCCGCGTTCTGCATAGCGGCGTAGGTGGTATCAACGAATCCGACGTCACGCTGGCGCGTGCATCCAATGCACTGATCATCGGCTTTAACGTGCGTGCAAACCAGCAGGCCCGTGAACAGTCGCGCCGTGACAACGTTGATATTCGTTACTATTCGATCATTTACGATGTTGCAGATGACATCAAAAAGATGCTGTCGGGCATGCTGTCTCCGGAAGTTCGCGAGAAGTTCCTGGGCTATGCGGAAATCCGCGACGTCTTTACGATTTCCGGCAACAAGATCGCCGGTTGCATGGTCACCGAGGGTATCGTCAAACGTGGCGCAGGCGTCCGCCTGCTGCGCGACAACGTTGTCATTCACTCTGGCGAACTTTCGACGCTCCGTCGCTTCAAGGACGAAGTCAAGGAAGTCCGTGAGGGCTATGAATGCGGCATGTCGTTCGCCAAATATAACGATATCCAGTCGGGCGATGTGATCGAGTGCTTCGAGAACGAGGAAATTGCCGTCGAACTGTAA